The Drosophila sulfurigaster albostrigata strain 15112-1811.04 chromosome 3, ASM2355843v2, whole genome shotgun sequence genomic sequence GATGACCAGCGCCACATTCGCATCCTTGGCCGTTGAGCTCTTAAACTCGCCCGCATGTCGAAGTATTACATCACGGGTGGCctgcaaaaataattgtattgcGATTACATAATCAACAGTGGATTCGGTGGAGCATTTTACTCACATCTAGGCTCTCCTCGTTCAGGATGATGATGTCCATGGAGTGCGTAATCAGTTTACACGAATACCCGATGTTTATCGCCGTCTCCTGTTTGTCTCCGGTCAACACCCAGATGTAAATGCCCGCCTCGAGCAATGCTTGAATGGTCTCGGGCACACCATCTTGCAGTCGATCCTCAATGGCAGTTGCGCCGAGTAGACGTAAATTAATCTCAATGAGATTGGCCGCATCGTCAAGCTTGCGCTCACGTTGTTGCAGTGATGTCGCCGCCTTGTGGTACGTTTGATTCCATTCCTCGTACACCTCTGGATCGATGTCGGCCACTGCGAGGCACAGCGTACGCAAACCTTCGGAAGCGAACTCTTCTAAATGCTGCAATGTCGCATCGCGATACGCCTGATTCCGCGATGATAAGCGCTCATATATAACCGAATCGGCGCCCTTCATGAATAGCTTTATATTGCCTTCCGGTGTGCGTACAATAACCGACATTCGCTTGCGTGTCGACGTGAATTCCAGCACGTTCAAGACCTGGAAGCGCTTGCGCTCCCCCAGAGCATTGATCTCCACATACTCCGGTGTGCGTGTATCAAAGATGTAACCGAATTGCCTGGCTCCATCGACCAAGGCACGCTCATCCGGACTGGCGGCATGATAGACAATAGTGCCATCGTCCTTCTTCTCGGGTATGACGGTATGGCAGACGGACAGCAATACAAGGAACTCCTCAATGTCACTGGATGTCTCATGGCGCCGCAGTATATTCTGTACCAGTTCCGATTCCTCCAGAGTGCGTTCCGGCTTGTAAATGTGCCTGGCAATCGAGCACTTCTTGAACACCATCACATTGCGCGTCAGAGTCCCTGTTTTATCCGAGAAGACATACTTGATCAATCCGAGCTCCTCGTTTAAATTCGAGGTGCGAGCACTGGCTGGCATATTGGACTCCTCGTGATACATCTCAATGTCGTAGTTGATGAATATCGCCTGCAGGAATCGTACCAGCTCCAAGGTGACTTGAAGTGATATTGGTATCAGGTTGTTGTACAGAATAAAGAAGGTCAGCAGATTGTAGCCAAGATTCATGCTCTTGAAATCACCGATACCCAAATACCAATCCGTTGCGGAATGTCTTTGTGTCCAAAACAAGTTGCACAGCCCGCTTGTGATGCAGAGCGAGATCAGAATCATGAAGAGCATCAGAATTTGCGTGTTCGTCAGCTTATCGACTGTGGATCGCTTCAAAGGCGCTGACGTCGAATTCTTCATCAGCTTCGTTTCATGTCCCGTATAGATGACAAGTCCAAAAATCCATGCGGTATTCCGCAACATTGCACCACGCTGTAGCACTTGATCATTGCCAAGAGCCACAGATCTGCAAATgtgaataatttcattaatatcttagtaattaaatcaatcattaaaatatgtacttaCGGCTTGCCAAACTCCTTGAGAACGCCATTAAACTCATACAACTGCCGATTTGGCAGTTCGCACTCTATCCGACCCTGTAATTGCATCAAGTCTTTTGTTTCCAGTAATTTGGCTGTGGATGGCACACCTTGCCTTATCTTTAGGTTTGTCTCTCCATCCAAATTTGCCGTTTCAATGAAGCACATCGCCTGCGGCTCACTAAAAATAAGTTTAGCATTAGTATATCGACTAAAAGGAATACTCAAGGAACTTACCTGGAGGATAATAGCACTAAATCGGCAGGAAAAAATGTATCGATGGTCACCTTTATAATGTCGCCAACTGACAACTCGGACCACCGCACAGTGGTCCACGTACCATTTTCTAGCCTTTCTATTAATCGATGATTGATCTCATTGTCTGCACGATGTCGTTTCTATAAATGCAAtggataaataataataatattacacAACACAAAGTGCCAAAGAAACTTTCAAACATTCCGTAAGTTTAACCCGTAATCTATGTAATATTTAAGGAGTCTCAAACTTGTCTATtgttaattatgttattattaattattgttattatgtgaaaattggaaaataaattatatttatgaagtCTATAAAGTGTCTTTTAAAAATGAGTTTGTTTCTAGATATGAGAGATTTGGAAGCAAAACAGATTTGGTTAAACTTAGTTTCCATTTCAAGTCTTATTTAAAACTTGGATGTCACACCctcaaacaacaagaaatgtTTTTGAAGTATAATTTGCAACACGCTATACACTCACAGCTCTAAATATACCTGGTAATTTTCGTatcgatcagataaaaaacaTGAAGTTTGCAAGCCTTTTGTAGTTTGTAtgcacaaaaatgttttaaaaattacgACGCGTGGGACTCAAGGTCTCGCTTCACTGTGATTGTTTTACTTACAATATCCTCAATGATTTCCTTAATGGCGCTAACGGAGAGTATAAAGATGAGTGGGACCAGTGTTGTGTAGCGACCCGTTGGCGAAACATCCGGAATTTGTTGTAGTAATGCAATAAGTAAGAAAAAACAATTGGAATATCGTCTAAATTGCTCAAAGAGGAACGACGGTAAAAAGCTGACAACACTGTGGAATTGAGATTAAGAAGAACAATGAGAATATAAGTGAATAAGTGAATAAAGAAGCGCATTTATTAATCAATTACGACGTGTGGATGTCTCTTATCTTATCGAAGCGTGCAAACATTAGTCTCACTCTGAGCAGATCAAACAAATGATAAAAAGACAACCGCAGTCACAATCATACAAATTAACTGAAATTTGTGTACTACTCACCTATATTTCGCCGTAGATATTCgattattacaataatttatcGGCTGTGGCCCGTTCAGTGCGATGATGCGCTTTTCTCCCTCCTCTACATCGGAACCGAACGGAACGGGCTCATCATCATCTAAAAATGATAACGAAATGATAAAACAGCTGTCAAAAAATGTACGCATATCTAGGAAAATTACACCTAGTTTATAAGCAAATGCTCCCGTTTATCCtagatttttattatatgaGAAGTTAGTATAAATCATCGTTTTCCCAGGTGGACTGAAAGAAATTCATTGCAATGGGATTACCCAAGGCGTATTTTTGTGCGAATTTTTTAATACTGAACCCGCGACGCTCATCAAACTTATCGCTGGATATATGCGACTCGTCAAAATCCAAGCGACATATTTGCTTAAACACAATGAATATATAGCGGTGAGTGTCCGTCCCTGCTGGAGGACGGCTACCAATATAGGCAACAAGTTGCTCGCCGTGCACAATATCAGACCCGGGTATATTGCCCACTAGCCAGTGGATCCACTCCCGATACAATGGTGTAGCCCGACTCGGGGCATCCGGATCAACCATGGCCAATGTATACAACTTATTCGACTCGGCCATCCATCGGACAATTGGCACGTTACGCACCGTCCATGGCGTCAAATGACATCCCGGTTCGACCTTGATGTTACAGGGATACAGCACATTGATAACCAGGGCTGGCAGACACGCCACCACATCTGGCAGTACTTGATGCTCTCTTATCAATTGGGCCAAATGCTTGACCTCGTCTCTAGCAACACAGCTAACATGCATTGCGTTCActataaattttgattaaacaGTCTTGAGTTTTTTCAAAGATTACTTTGGTTTAAAGCAGGTAATAAAATGAGTAAACTTTCTCAGCACTTTTTGTAGGAAAACTATTCAGCTTCACTTGCTACATTTTTTGATGTTGGTGGTTTTGGTTTGACTGAGCGATATTCTTTTGAAGAGTTCTTTGATTCCTTGTTTTAACATCGAATTAAAGCGCCATATAACAGGGAATCTTTTGGCATCACTTAGTTTGATGGTTTCAGGACAGTTTGTGCATTGCGTTGATAGTTTTGTGAATCAGTAAGTACAATAAACACTTATAAATCTTTGCTCAAGATCTGTCCCTCTTTCGTAAATAACTTTTATGGATTCTGATTTATAATAACGTTtgtaatgtattttatatgatGCATATGAAAGCTTAAAGTTACACTTTGATTCCGccttatattaatttttaggGGTGTGGTATCTTTATTCTTTGAGAACTTTAAACGTATCGAAAAGTTTCTCTGCAACTTACGACTCCACAGTATGCGCAGCGCCTTGTAGACATTACGAAAGGTCATTCTGCTCCAGCGTTGATATTGCCTTGCGGACAATCTGCGGCGTCTGTGCAAGCGATTGCGACGCTGGGGCGCACTCAAACTTCTATTGGAGTTGCCAATATCGCTAATTAGTTCCGTGGCGGCGGTCGCAATCGACTCCCGATCCAACTCGTCTTCGCAGTCCTCCTCAATCCCAGAGCCAACAGTCTGAAAAGCAATGCTCTCCCCAACAGGACGTGGTTTGCCTATGCCCTCCAGGTTGCTTGGATTGCAGCAGCTGGTGCGAGTATTACGACTGGA encodes the following:
- the LOC133846330 gene encoding probable phospholipid-transporting ATPase IA isoform X7, which gives rise to MVSRYRIQEEDATSNSSQNQQQRRSRNEFAALLRTHDDEPVPFGSDVEEGEKRIIALNGPQPINYCNNRISTAKYSVVSFLPSFLFEQFRRYSNCFFLLIALLQQIPDVSPTGRYTTLVPLIFILSVSAIKEIIEDIKRHRADNEINHRLIERLENGTWTTVRWSELSVGDIIKVTIDTFFPADLVLLSSSEPQAMCFIETANLDGETNLKIRQGVPSTAKLLETKDLMQLQGRIECELPNRQLYEFNGVLKEFGKPSVALGNDQVLQRGAMLRNTAWIFGLVIYTGHETKLMKNSTSAPLKRSTVDKLTNTQILMLFMILISLCITSGLCNLFWTQRHSATDWYLGIGDFKSMNLGYNLLTFFILYNNLIPISLQVTLELVRFLQAIFINYDIEMYHEESNMPASARTSNLNEELGLIKYVFSDKTGTLTRNVMVFKKCSIARHIYKPERTLEESELVQNILRRHETSSDIEEFLVLLSVCHTVIPEKKDDGTIVYHAASPDERALVDGARQFGYIFDTRTPEYVEINALGERKRFQVLNVLEFTSTRKRMSVIVRTPEGNIKLFMKGADSVIYERLSSRNQAYRDATLQHLEEFASEGLRTLCLAVADIDPEVYEEWNQTYHKAATSLQQRERKLDDAANLIEINLRLLGATAIEDRLQDGVPETIQALLEAGIYIWVLTGDKQETAINIGYSCKLITHSMDIIILNEESLDATRDVILRHAGEFKSSTAKDANVALVIDGKTLKYALTCDLRGEFQELCIICRVVICCRVSPMQKAEVVEMVTQSTKAVTLAIGDGANDVAMIQKASVGIGISGQEGLQAACASDYSIAQFRFLRRLLLVHGAWNYARISKLILYSFYKNVCLYVIELWFAVYSGWSGQILFERWTIGLYNVLFTAMPPFAIGLFEKFCTAETMLKYPLLYKPSQNAKLFNVKVFWIWIFNALLHSVFLFWLPMAAFKDEAIWSDGKTSDYLLLGNMVYTYVIVTVCLKAGLITSSWTWLTHAAIWGSIVLWFTFVLVYSHFWPTLKFASNFAGMDIQLLSTPVFWLGLFLVPIASLLIDVICKLVHNTVFKTLTDAVRESEIQSHDPSQVMEESRSSLESGFGQPSRSNHKLVDRKPIGGSKTSSPFKDADAPHRQLRIENLDFEEEIRDQQHYRRRQRWRAGAQDDSVGSEILHM
- the LOC133846330 gene encoding probable phospholipid-transporting ATPase IA isoform X6, producing MSGHSPDASRNSNSNNNSNIISIELNRTNTTSSCNPSIASQRRRQQRAAQHRQESWFRHSMPPAVNRDFESLEHLTQRESTNGLDEQLAASLSGKLPVLSHTSIHLNSANSNLGFIDSDTPNTPVTPQSDSIAGTLSSCQPIGGADNSGRHKARNRKDSKASILSNAARGLRMTTSFLRSKRKEYEDDDEPVPFGSDVEEGEKRIIALNGPQPINYCNNRISTAKYSVVSFLPSFLFEQFRRYSNCFFLLIALLQQIPDVSPTGRYTTLVPLIFILSVSAIKEIIEDIKRHRADNEINHRLIERLENGTWTTVRWSELSVGDIIKVTIDTFFPADLVLLSSSEPQAMCFIETANLDGETNLKIRQGVPSTAKLLETKDLMQLQGRIECELPNRQLYEFNGVLKEFGKPSVALGNDQVLQRGAMLRNTAWIFGLVIYTGHETKLMKNSTSAPLKRSTVDKLTNTQILMLFMILISLCITSGLCNLFWTQRHSATDWYLGIGDFKSMNLGYNLLTFFILYNNLIPISLQVTLELVRFLQAIFINYDIEMYHEESNMPASARTSNLNEELGLIKYVFSDKTGTLTRNVMVFKKCSIARHIYKPERTLEESELVQNILRRHETSSDIEEFLVLLSVCHTVIPEKKDDGTIVYHAASPDERALVDGARQFGYIFDTRTPEYVEINALGERKRFQVLNVLEFTSTRKRMSVIVRTPEGNIKLFMKGADSVIYERLSSRNQAYRDATLQHLEEFASEGLRTLCLAVADIDPEVYEEWNQTYHKAATSLQQRERKLDDAANLIEINLRLLGATAIEDRLQDGVPETIQALLEAGIYIWVLTGDKQETAINIGYSCKLITHSMDIIILNEESLDATRDVILRHAGEFKSSTAKDANVALVIDGKTLKYALTCDLRGEFQELCIICRVVICCRVSPMQKAEVVEMVTQSTKAVTLAIGDGANDVAMIQKASVGIGISGQEGLQAACASDYSIAQFRFLRRLLLVHGAWNYARISKLILYSFYKNVCLYVIELWFAVYSGWSGQILFERWTIGLYNVLFTAMPPFAIGLFEKFCTAETMLKYPLLYKPSQNAKLFNVKVFWIWIFNALLHSVFLFWLPMAAFKDEAIWSDGKTSDYLLLGNMVYTYVIVTVCLKAGLITSSWTWLTHAAIWGSIVLWFTFVLVYSHFWPTLKFASNFAGMDIQLLSTPVFWLGLFLVPIASLLIDVICKLVHNTVFKTLTDAVRESEIQSHDPSQVMEESRSSY
- the LOC133846330 gene encoding probable phospholipid-transporting ATPase IA isoform X4, with protein sequence MSGHSPDASRNSNSNNNSNIISIELNRTNTTSSCNPSIASQRRRQQRAAQHRQESWFRHSMPPAVNRDFESLEHLTQRESTNGLDEQLAASLSGKLPVLSHTSIHLNSANSNLGFIDSDTPNTPVTPQSDSIAGTLSSCQPIGGADNSGRHKARNRKDSKASILSNAARGLRMTTSFLRSKRKEYEDDDEPVPFGSDVEEGEKRIIALNGPQPINYCNNRISTAKYSVVSFLPSFLFEQFRRYSNCFFLLIALLQQIPDVSPTGRYTTLVPLIFILSVSAIKEIIEDIKRHRADNEINHRLIERLENGTWTTVRWSELSVGDIIKVTIDTFFPADLVLLSSSEPQAMCFIETANLDGETNLKIRQGVPSTAKLLETKDLMQLQGRIECELPNRQLYEFNGVLKEFGKPSVALGNDQVLQRGAMLRNTAWIFGLVIYTGHETKLMKNSTSAPLKRSTVDKLTNTQILMLFMILISLCITSGLCNLFWTQRHSATDWYLGIGDFKSMNLGYNLLTFFILYNNLIPISLQVTLELVRFLQAIFINYDIEMYHEESNMPASARTSNLNEELGLIKYVFSDKTGTLTRNVMVFKKCSIARHIYKPERTLEESELVQNILRRHETSSDIEEFLVLLSVCHTVIPEKKDDGTIVYHAASPDERALVDGARQFGYIFDTRTPEYVEINALGERKRFQVLNVLEFTSTRKRMSVIVRTPEGNIKLFMKGADSVIYERLSSRNQAYRDATLQHLEEFASEGLRTLCLAVADIDPEVYEEWNQTYHKAATSLQQRERKLDDAANLIEINLRLLGATAIEDRLQDGVPETIQALLEAGIYIWVLTGDKQETAINIGYSCKLITHSMDIIILNEESLDATRDVILRHAGEFKSSTAKDANVALVIDGKTLKYALTCDLRGEFQELCIICRVVICCRVSPMQKAEVVEMVTQSTKAVTLAIGDGANDVAMIQKASVGIGISGQEGLQAACASDYSIAQFRFLRRLLLVHGAWNYARISKLILYSFYKNVCLYVIELWFAVYSGWSGQILFERWTIGLYNVLFTAMPPFAIGLFEKFCTAETMLKYPLLYKPSQNAKLFNVKVFWIWIFNALLHSVFLFWLPMAAFKDEAIWSDGKTSDYLLLGNMVYTYVIVTVCLKAGLITSSWTWLTHAAIWGSIVLWFTFVLVYSHFWPTLKFASNFAGMDIQLLSTPVFWLGLFLVPIASLLIDVICKLVHNTVFKTLTDAVRESEIQSHDPSQVMEESRSSTMYALGSILRYGYAFSQEEGGAVPQSIVIRAYDTNLPKPEGN
- the LOC133846330 gene encoding probable phospholipid-transporting ATPase IA isoform X5 → MSGHSPDASRNSNSNNNSNIISIELNRTNTTSSCNPSIASQRRRQQRAAQHRQESWFRHSMPPAVNRDFESLEHLTQRESTNGLDEQLAASLSGKLPVLSHTSIHLNSANSNLGFIDSDTPNTPVTPQSDSIAGTLSSCQPIGGADNSGRHKARNRKDSKASILSNAARGLRMTTSFLRSKRKEYEDDDEPVPFGSDVEEGEKRIIALNGPQPINYCNNRISTAKYSVVSFLPSFLFEQFRRYSNCFFLLIALLQQIPDVSPTGRYTTLVPLIFILSVSAIKEIIEDIKRHRADNEINHRLIERLENGTWTTVRWSELSVGDIIKVTIDTFFPADLVLLSSSEPQAMCFIETANLDGETNLKIRQGVPSTAKLLETKDLMQLQGRIECELPNRQLYEFNGVLKEFGKPSVALGNDQVLQRGAMLRNTAWIFGLVIYTGHETKLMKNSTSAPLKRSTVDKLTNTQILMLFMILISLCITSGLCNLFWTQRHSATDWYLGIGDFKSMNLGYNLLTFFILYNNLIPISLQVTLELVRFLQAIFINYDIEMYHEESNMPASARTSNLNEELGLIKYVFSDKTGTLTRNVMVFKKCSIARHIYKPERTLEESELVQNILRRHETSSDIEEFLVLLSVCHTVIPEKKDDGTIVYHAASPDERALVDGARQFGYIFDTRTPEYVEINALGERKRFQVLNVLEFTSTRKRMSVIVRTPEGNIKLFMKGADSVIYERLSSRNQAYRDATLQHLEEFASEGLRTLCLAVADIDPEVYEEWNQTYHKAATSLQQRERKLDDAANLIEINLRLLGATAIEDRLQDGVPETIQALLEAGIYIWVLTGDKQETAINIGYSCKLITHSMDIIILNEESLDATRDVILRHAGEFKSSTAKDANVALVIDGKTLKYALTCDLRGEFQELCIICRVVICCRVSPMQKAEVVEMVTQSTKAVTLAIGDGANDVAMIQKASVGIGISGQEGLQAACASDYSIAQFRFLRRLLLVHGAWNYARISKLILYSFYKNVCLYVIELWFAVYSGWSGQILFERWTIGLYNVLFTAMPPFAIGLFEKFCTAETMLKYPLLYKPSQNAKLFNVKVFWIWIFNALLHSVFLFWLPMAAFKDEAIWSDGKTSDYLLLGNMVYTYVIVTVCLKAGLITSSWTWLTHAAIWGSIVLWFTFVLVYSHFWPTLKFASNFAGMDIQLLSTPVFWLGLFLVPIASLLIDVICKLVHNTVFKTLTDAVRESEIQSHDPSQVMEESRSSWLCVFSRGRRCCSAIYSYSRL
- the LOC133846330 gene encoding probable phospholipid-transporting ATPase IA isoform X3 — protein: MADPNKNNGHNNPRIINGHNSQLGANATTTATTATTATTATSPPTTTAFQAPSSLSNVSQQVQMWCQQCMRRLRGEALRHTATTGPSRQFAPDVGTNTGPAGETPSSDDDPSGVESTEVDGAIRPQRLRQSRQNLPRENWMTASKRKLLEKVGLKKPPCKDDDEPVPFGSDVEEGEKRIIALNGPQPINYCNNRISTAKYSVVSFLPSFLFEQFRRYSNCFFLLIALLQQIPDVSPTGRYTTLVPLIFILSVSAIKEIIEDIKRHRADNEINHRLIERLENGTWTTVRWSELSVGDIIKVTIDTFFPADLVLLSSSEPQAMCFIETANLDGETNLKIRQGVPSTAKLLETKDLMQLQGRIECELPNRQLYEFNGVLKEFGKPSVALGNDQVLQRGAMLRNTAWIFGLVIYTGHETKLMKNSTSAPLKRSTVDKLTNTQILMLFMILISLCITSGLCNLFWTQRHSATDWYLGIGDFKSMNLGYNLLTFFILYNNLIPISLQVTLELVRFLQAIFINYDIEMYHEESNMPASARTSNLNEELGLIKYVFSDKTGTLTRNVMVFKKCSIARHIYKPERTLEESELVQNILRRHETSSDIEEFLVLLSVCHTVIPEKKDDGTIVYHAASPDERALVDGARQFGYIFDTRTPEYVEINALGERKRFQVLNVLEFTSTRKRMSVIVRTPEGNIKLFMKGADSVIYERLSSRNQAYRDATLQHLEEFASEGLRTLCLAVADIDPEVYEEWNQTYHKAATSLQQRERKLDDAANLIEINLRLLGATAIEDRLQDGVPETIQALLEAGIYIWVLTGDKQETAINIGYSCKLITHSMDIIILNEESLDATRDVILRHAGEFKSSTAKDANVALVIDGKTLKYALTCDLRGEFQELCIICRVVICCRVSPMQKAEVVEMVTQSTKAVTLAIGDGANDVAMIQKASVGIGISGQEGLQAACASDYSIAQFRFLRRLLLVHGAWNYARISKLILYSFYKNVCLYVIELWFAVYSGWSGQILFERWTIGLYNVLFTAMPPFAIGLFEKFCTAETMLKYPLLYKPSQNAKLFNVKVFWIWIFNALLHSVFLFWLPMAAFKDEAIWSDGKTSDYLLLGNMVYTYVIVTVCLKAGLITSSWTWLTHAAIWGSIVLWFTFVLVYSHFWPTLKFASNFAGMDIQLLSTPVFWLGLFLVPIASLLIDVICKLVHNTVFKTLTDAVRESEIQSHDPSQVMEESRSSLESGFGQPSRSNHKLVDRKPIGGSKTSSPFKDADAPHRQLRIENLDFEEEIRDQQHYRRRQRWRAGAQDDSVGSEILHM
- the LOC133846330 gene encoding probable phospholipid-transporting ATPase IA isoform X2, with translation MSGHSPDASRNSNSNNNSNIISIELNRTNTTSSCNPSIASQRRRQQRAAQHRQESWFRHSMPPAVNRDFESLEHLTQRESTNGLDEQLAASLSGKLPVLSHTSIHLNSANSNLGFIDSDTPNTPVTPQSDSIAGTLSSCQPIGGADNSGRHKARNRKDSKASILSNAARGLRMTTSFLRSKRKEYEDDDEPVPFGSDVEEGEKRIIALNGPQPINYCNNRISTAKYSVVSFLPSFLFEQFRRYSNCFFLLIALLQQIPDVSPTGRYTTLVPLIFILSVSAIKEIIEDIKRHRADNEINHRLIERLENGTWTTVRWSELSVGDIIKVTIDTFFPADLVLLSSSEPQAMCFIETANLDGETNLKIRQGVPSTAKLLETKDLMQLQGRIECELPNRQLYEFNGVLKEFGKPSVALGNDQVLQRGAMLRNTAWIFGLVIYTGHETKLMKNSTSAPLKRSTVDKLTNTQILMLFMILISLCITSGLCNLFWTQRHSATDWYLGIGDFKSMNLGYNLLTFFILYNNLIPISLQVTLELVRFLQAIFINYDIEMYHEESNMPASARTSNLNEELGLIKYVFSDKTGTLTRNVMVFKKCSIARHIYKPERTLEESELVQNILRRHETSSDIEEFLVLLSVCHTVIPEKKDDGTIVYHAASPDERALVDGARQFGYIFDTRTPEYVEINALGERKRFQVLNVLEFTSTRKRMSVIVRTPEGNIKLFMKGADSVIYERLSSRNQAYRDATLQHLEEFASEGLRTLCLAVADIDPEVYEEWNQTYHKAATSLQQRERKLDDAANLIEINLRLLGATAIEDRLQDGVPETIQALLEAGIYIWVLTGDKQETAINIGYSCKLITHSMDIIILNEESLDATRDVILRHAGEFKSSTAKDANVALVIDGKTLKYALTCDLRGEFQELCIICRVVICCRVSPMQKAEVVEMVTQSTKAVTLAIGDGANDVAMIQKASVGIGISGQEGLQAACASDYSIAQFRFLRRLLLVHGAWNYARISKLILYSFYKNVCLYVIELWFAVYSGWSGQILFERWTIGLYNVLFTAMPPFAIGLFEKFCTAETMLKYPLLYKPSQNAKLFNVKVFWIWIFNALLHSVFLFWLPMAAFKDEAIWSDGKTSDYLLLGNMVYTYVIVTVCLKAGLITSSWTWLTHAAIWGSIVLWFTFVLVYSHFWPTLKFASNFAGMDIQLLSTPVFWLGLFLVPIASLLIDVICKLVHNTVFKTLTDAVRESEIQSHDPSQVMEESRSSFTETARLLRNVFTRRANTRVETELELSHGYAFSQEEGGAVPQSIVIRAYDTNLPKPEGN
- the LOC133846330 gene encoding probable phospholipid-transporting ATPase IA isoform X1, whose protein sequence is MSGHSPDASRNSNSNNNSNIISIELNRTNTTSSCNPSIASQRRRQQRAAQHRQESWFRHSMPPAVNRDFESLEHLTQRESTNGLDEQLAASLSGKLPVLSHTSIHLNSANSNLGFIDSDTPNTPVTPQSDSIAGTLSSCQPIGGADNSGRHKARNRKDSKASILSNAARGLRMTTSFLRSKRKEYEDDDEPVPFGSDVEEGEKRIIALNGPQPINYCNNRISTAKYSVVSFLPSFLFEQFRRYSNCFFLLIALLQQIPDVSPTGRYTTLVPLIFILSVSAIKEIIEDIKRHRADNEINHRLIERLENGTWTTVRWSELSVGDIIKVTIDTFFPADLVLLSSSEPQAMCFIETANLDGETNLKIRQGVPSTAKLLETKDLMQLQGRIECELPNRQLYEFNGVLKEFGKPSVALGNDQVLQRGAMLRNTAWIFGLVIYTGHETKLMKNSTSAPLKRSTVDKLTNTQILMLFMILISLCITSGLCNLFWTQRHSATDWYLGIGDFKSMNLGYNLLTFFILYNNLIPISLQVTLELVRFLQAIFINYDIEMYHEESNMPASARTSNLNEELGLIKYVFSDKTGTLTRNVMVFKKCSIARHIYKPERTLEESELVQNILRRHETSSDIEEFLVLLSVCHTVIPEKKDDGTIVYHAASPDERALVDGARQFGYIFDTRTPEYVEINALGERKRFQVLNVLEFTSTRKRMSVIVRTPEGNIKLFMKGADSVIYERLSSRNQAYRDATLQHLEEFASEGLRTLCLAVADIDPEVYEEWNQTYHKAATSLQQRERKLDDAANLIEINLRLLGATAIEDRLQDGVPETIQALLEAGIYIWVLTGDKQETAINIGYSCKLITHSMDIIILNEESLDATRDVILRHAGEFKSSTAKDANVALVIDGKTLKYALTCDLRGEFQELCIICRVVICCRVSPMQKAEVVEMVTQSTKAVTLAIGDGANDVAMIQKASVGIGISGQEGLQAACASDYSIAQFRFLRRLLLVHGAWNYARISKLILYSFYKNVCLYVIELWFAVYSGWSGQILFERWTIGLYNVLFTAMPPFAIGLFEKFCTAETMLKYPLLYKPSQNAKLFNVKVFWIWIFNALLHSVFLFWLPMAAFKDEAIWSDGKTSDYLLLGNMVYTYVIVTVCLKAGLITSSWTWLTHAAIWGSIVLWFTFVLVYSHFWPTLKFASNFAGMDIQLLSTPVFWLGLFLVPIASLLIDVICKLVHNTVFKTLTDAVRESEIQSHDPSQVMEESRSSLESGFGQPSRSNHKLVDRKPIGGSKTSSPFKDADAPHRQLRIENLDFEEEIRDQQHYRRRQRWRAGAQDDSVGSEILHM
- the LOC133846330 gene encoding probable phospholipid-transporting ATPase IA isoform X8, yielding MLGIYCAKSKRKLSSEDDDEPVPFGSDVEEGEKRIIALNGPQPINYCNNRISTAKYSVVSFLPSFLFEQFRRYSNCFFLLIALLQQIPDVSPTGRYTTLVPLIFILSVSAIKEIIEDIKRHRADNEINHRLIERLENGTWTTVRWSELSVGDIIKVTIDTFFPADLVLLSSSEPQAMCFIETANLDGETNLKIRQGVPSTAKLLETKDLMQLQGRIECELPNRQLYEFNGVLKEFGKPSVALGNDQVLQRGAMLRNTAWIFGLVIYTGHETKLMKNSTSAPLKRSTVDKLTNTQILMLFMILISLCITSGLCNLFWTQRHSATDWYLGIGDFKSMNLGYNLLTFFILYNNLIPISLQVTLELVRFLQAIFINYDIEMYHEESNMPASARTSNLNEELGLIKYVFSDKTGTLTRNVMVFKKCSIARHIYKPERTLEESELVQNILRRHETSSDIEEFLVLLSVCHTVIPEKKDDGTIVYHAASPDERALVDGARQFGYIFDTRTPEYVEINALGERKRFQVLNVLEFTSTRKRMSVIVRTPEGNIKLFMKGADSVIYERLSSRNQAYRDATLQHLEEFASEGLRTLCLAVADIDPEVYEEWNQTYHKAATSLQQRERKLDDAANLIEINLRLLGATAIEDRLQDGVPETIQALLEAGIYIWVLTGDKQETAINIGYSCKLITHSMDIIILNEESLDATRDVILRHAGEFKSSTAKDANVALVIDGKTLKYALTCDLRGEFQELCIICRVVICCRVSPMQKAEVVEMVTQSTKAVTLAIGDGANDVAMIQKASVGIGISGQEGLQAACASDYSIAQFRFLRRLLLVHGAWNYARISKLILYSFYKNVCLYVIELWFAVYSGWSGQILFERWTIGLYNVLFTAMPPFAIGLFEKFCTAETMLKYPLLYKPSQNAKLFNVKVFWIWIFNALLHSVFLFWLPMAAFKDEAIWSDGKTSDYLLLGNMVYTYVIVTVCLKAGLITSSWTWLTHAAIWGSIVLWFTFVLVYSHFWPTLKFASNFAGMDIQLLSTPVFWLGLFLVPIASLLIDVICKLVHNTVFKTLTDAVRESEIQSHDPSQVMEESRSSLESGFGQPSRSNHKLVDRKPIGGSKTSSPFKDADAPHRQLRIENLDFEEEIRDQQHYRRRQRWRAGAQDDSVGSEILHM